The following coding sequences are from one Microbulbifer sp. TB1203 window:
- a CDS encoding CsiV family protein, which produces MTRTLQLCTALLLALAAAGAQAANYAGTTFEIEMIVFSRPGGMEQSRETWPAAPQLQYPDRWVDFQTADGDGATVLSPAVTRLDNKVAALNRGGSYRVLFHKAWRQVLQQKHKSPAILIDGGDSSGDHRQLEGSVTLSVSRYLHLSTNLWFSDFVGGEMTTDGIPLPSRPTLASEEPVDLMTGSPDALVGVQPLYAQRVAVLQEERRLRSGELHYIDHPQLGVLIEVRTVDGTEE; this is translated from the coding sequence ATGACCAGAACTCTTCAACTGTGCACCGCCCTCCTCCTGGCCCTGGCCGCCGCCGGCGCCCAGGCCGCCAATTATGCCGGCACCACCTTTGAAATCGAGATGATCGTATTCAGCCGCCCCGGAGGCATGGAGCAGTCCCGCGAGACCTGGCCCGCGGCGCCGCAGCTGCAGTACCCGGACCGCTGGGTGGATTTCCAGACCGCCGACGGCGACGGCGCCACGGTACTCTCTCCCGCCGTCACACGGCTGGACAACAAAGTGGCCGCGCTGAATCGCGGCGGCAGCTATCGTGTGCTGTTTCACAAGGCCTGGCGCCAGGTATTGCAGCAAAAGCACAAGTCACCGGCGATCCTGATCGACGGCGGCGACAGCAGTGGCGACCACCGCCAACTGGAGGGCAGCGTGACCCTCAGTGTCTCCCGCTACCTGCACCTCTCCACCAACCTCTGGTTCAGCGATTTCGTCGGCGGGGAAATGACCACCGACGGCATCCCCCTGCCCTCCCGCCCCACACTGGCGAGCGAAGAGCCCGTGGACCTGATGACCGGCTCCCCCGATGCGCTTGTCGGTGTGCAACCGCTGTACGCCCAGAGGGTTGCGGTCCTGCAGGAGGAGCGCCGCCTGCGCAGTGGAGAACTTCACTACATCGATCACCCTCAGCTGGGCGTGTTGATCGAAGTGCGCACCGTGGACGGCACTGAAGAGTAA
- a CDS encoding DUF819 family protein, which yields MITNDAIILGMLAAILGFVFYTAGSEHRFWKRFYRFVPALLLCYFLPSLLTTFGIIDAEGSQLYFVASRYLLPASLVLLTLSIDLKAIINLGPKALILFLTGTLGIVIGGPIALLVMSTIDPGMLNVSGPEAVWRGMTTVAGSWIGGGANQTAMKEIFGVGDQIFSAMVAVDVIVANIWMAVLLFMAGNAKQLDERRGADTRAITVLREKVETLQKKHARIPSLPDLMLIAAVGFGITAIAHAAADQLAPWFQANAPQLARFSFTSQFFWLIVIATTLGVAMAFSPAKKLEGAGSSKVGSVFIYFLVATIGTHMDITALKDSPELFVLGIIWMAVHAGLMLLVAKLIKAPTFFMAVGSQANVGGAASAPVVAAAFHPSLAPVGVLLAVLGYALGTYAAWFCGQLLRVVAGGG from the coding sequence ATGATTACCAACGACGCAATTATTCTCGGCATGTTGGCCGCGATTCTCGGCTTTGTGTTTTACACCGCCGGCAGTGAGCACCGATTCTGGAAGCGCTTTTACCGCTTCGTTCCCGCGCTGCTACTGTGCTACTTCCTGCCCTCGCTGCTCACCACTTTTGGCATTATCGACGCCGAGGGATCCCAACTTTATTTTGTGGCCTCCCGCTACCTGTTGCCGGCGAGTCTGGTGCTGCTGACACTCAGTATCGACCTCAAAGCCATTATCAATCTCGGCCCCAAAGCATTGATCCTTTTTCTTACCGGCACGCTGGGCATTGTGATCGGCGGCCCCATTGCGCTGCTGGTCATGTCCACTATTGATCCCGGGATGCTGAACGTCAGCGGCCCGGAAGCGGTCTGGCGCGGTATGACCACCGTTGCCGGCAGCTGGATCGGCGGCGGCGCCAATCAGACGGCAATGAAGGAGATCTTCGGTGTGGGCGACCAGATATTTTCCGCGATGGTGGCGGTAGATGTAATCGTCGCCAATATCTGGATGGCGGTACTGCTGTTCATGGCGGGCAATGCCAAACAGCTGGACGAGCGTCGCGGAGCCGATACCAGAGCGATCACTGTGCTGCGGGAAAAAGTGGAAACACTGCAGAAAAAGCACGCGCGGATTCCCTCGCTGCCGGACCTGATGCTGATCGCCGCAGTGGGTTTCGGTATCACCGCCATCGCCCACGCCGCTGCCGATCAGTTGGCACCCTGGTTCCAGGCCAATGCGCCGCAACTGGCACGCTTCAGCTTCACCAGCCAGTTTTTCTGGCTGATTGTTATCGCCACCACCCTGGGGGTCGCCATGGCCTTTTCACCGGCGAAAAAGCTCGAGGGTGCCGGCTCCTCCAAGGTGGGCTCGGTATTTATCTACTTTCTGGTGGCCACAATCGGTACCCATATGGATATCACCGCGCTTAAAGACAGCCCGGAACTGTTCGTGCTGGGGATTATCTGGATGGCGGTACACGCCGGGCTGATGCTGCTGGTGGCCAAACTGATCAAGGCCCCCACTTTCTTTATGGCGGTGGGCAGCCAGGCCAATGTGGGCGGGGCCGCATCCGCCCCGGTGGTGGCCGCGGCCTTCCACCCCTCGCTGGCGCCGGTGGGCGTACTGCTGGCGGTACTCGGCTATGCACTCGGCACCTACGCAGCCTGGTTCTGCGGCCAGCTGCTGCGGGTAGTGGCCGGCGGCGGTTGA
- a CDS encoding cold-shock protein, protein MSDRVTGTVKWFNNARGYGFITCGEGTEDIFVHYRSIRGEGYKTLNEGQAVEFEMQQGEKGLLAEDVIPRE, encoded by the coding sequence ATGAGTGATCGCGTTACAGGTACCGTGAAGTGGTTCAACAATGCTCGAGGCTATGGCTTCATCACCTGTGGTGAGGGAACCGAAGATATCTTTGTACACTATCGCAGTATTCGCGGAGAGGGCTACAAAACCCTGAACGAAGGCCAGGCGGTGGAATTCGAAATGCAACAGGGTGAAAAAGGCCTGCTGGCGGAAGACGTGATTCCTCGCGAATAA
- a CDS encoding mechanosensitive ion channel family protein, translating to MESIKAMLLSWIGDNRLWIVAIFLIVLATALSAWLLAGFVQRLARRAEKTVNPWDDALVGALNPPGMVLVWLLGLTLAASRAGVATGAEIFSVATPLREIGLILVFTWFALRFSRNVEYNLRDPRFISKPMDATTVRAVGKLVRASIMITAVIVIMQFLGYSVSGVLAFGGIGGLAVGFAAKDLLANFFGGLMVYLDRPFAVGDWVRSPDKEIEGTVEDIGWRLTRIRTFDKRPLYIPNGIFTQIAVENPSRMLNRRIYETIGIRYEDAPRMKFIVDDVKKMLQQHPEIDGNQTLIVNFNSFAPSSLDFFIYTFTKTTEWIRYHEIKQDILLRVLQIIEGHGASCAFPTSTLHIAEVPEMATT from the coding sequence GTGGAATCGATAAAAGCAATGCTGCTGTCCTGGATCGGCGACAACCGCCTGTGGATCGTGGCGATTTTCCTTATTGTCCTGGCCACGGCGCTGAGCGCCTGGCTCCTGGCGGGTTTCGTGCAGCGCCTTGCCCGGCGCGCGGAAAAAACGGTCAATCCCTGGGACGACGCGCTCGTGGGCGCGCTGAACCCGCCCGGCATGGTGCTGGTGTGGCTATTGGGCCTGACCCTGGCCGCGAGTCGGGCCGGGGTCGCCACCGGGGCAGAGATCTTTTCCGTGGCCACGCCGCTGCGGGAAATCGGCCTGATCCTGGTATTCACCTGGTTTGCACTGCGCTTCTCGCGCAACGTGGAGTACAACCTGCGCGACCCGCGCTTTATCAGCAAACCCATGGACGCCACTACTGTGCGCGCGGTGGGCAAGCTGGTGCGCGCCTCCATCATGATCACTGCGGTGATAGTGATCATGCAGTTTCTCGGCTACAGCGTCAGTGGCGTGCTCGCCTTCGGCGGCATCGGCGGCCTGGCAGTGGGCTTTGCGGCCAAGGACCTGCTGGCCAATTTCTTCGGCGGCCTGATGGTCTATCTCGACCGGCCGTTTGCAGTGGGGGATTGGGTGCGATCGCCCGATAAGGAAATCGAGGGCACTGTGGAGGATATCGGTTGGCGGTTGACCCGTATCCGCACCTTCGACAAGCGGCCACTGTACATTCCCAATGGTATTTTTACCCAGATAGCGGTGGAAAATCCCTCGCGCATGCTGAACCGGCGCATCTATGAAACCATCGGCATTCGCTACGAGGATGCACCCCGAATGAAGTTTATTGTCGACGATGTCAAAAAAATGCTGCAGCAACATCCGGAGATCGACGGCAACCAGACGCTGATTGTCAATTTCAACAGTTTCGCCCCCTCGTCGCTGGATTTCTTTATCTACACCTTCACCAAAACCACCGAGTGGATTCGCTATCACGAAATCAAGCAGGATATCCTGTTGCGGGTCCTGCAGATTATCGAAGGGCACGGGGCCTCCTGCGCTTTCCCGACCTCCACTCTGCATATTGCCGAGGTACCGGAAATGGCGACCACATAA
- a CDS encoding glycoside hydrolase family 3 N-terminal domain-containing protein translates to MMPAHIRFARVDERPVGFSRFWLQDILRGKMGFENTDWNLFIGGRGKWNR, encoded by the coding sequence GTGATGCCGGCGCATATCCGCTTCGCCCGGGTGGATGAGCGGCCGGTGGGCTTCTCCCGTTTCTGGTTGCAGGATATCCTGCGTGGCAAGATGGGTTTCGAAAATACGGATTGGAATTTATTTATCGGGGGTAGAGGTAAGTGGAATCGATAA
- a CDS encoding SLC13 family permease, producing MDQQQLLFLIILAAALVLLVTEWIRLDLTGVFIVVALAATGLLSPAEALSGFSSEPAILLASMFVLSGGLSHTGLTERLGGWIGRWSGENVSRATLVIMPSVALMSAFSHHLMITAMMLPIILGLNRSKKIPVSRLMMPMAFAASLGTTITVIAAPAFLVARDLLERGGRHDIGIFDIAPIGIVLTLIGTTYILLFGRWLLPTREGATAEEDRFRLEHYYTEIVVLEDSPHSGKTMRAFRDEHEERFQVVDWLRNGRSRRRPWSRKQIAPGDLLLVRASPDELARLEKQHGLALYPVVQYGEVIPDEKRKGLFGSERLVQAVVGPDSELVGRSIRSVDFLSSYGVVVVGLWRKRGFLRKELSEVQLKGGDLLVLWGDQRALSRLAASPSFLLLLPFSARDRELRRGWLAVSITAASVIAATTGLLPVTIAFMAGAAAMVATGCLTLKQAYGAVEVRIFVFIAGAIPLGLAMEQTGTAALFAGGLSGLVSSWPTVWVLLALFLTASVFTQILSDAATIILLGPIALGMAALLDISAPAMVFSVAMGAVVAFLTPIGHHGNLLVYEPGGYRFADFVRVGTPLTLLLGIAVAVLAPVLWPAS from the coding sequence ATGGATCAGCAACAACTCCTCTTCCTGATCATTCTCGCCGCCGCGCTCGTACTGCTCGTGACGGAATGGATCCGTCTCGATCTCACTGGCGTCTTTATCGTCGTCGCGCTGGCGGCTACCGGACTGCTCTCCCCCGCGGAGGCGCTGTCCGGATTCTCGAGCGAACCCGCGATATTGCTGGCGTCCATGTTTGTGCTCTCCGGCGGCCTGAGTCACACCGGCCTGACGGAGAGGCTGGGCGGCTGGATCGGCCGGTGGTCCGGGGAGAACGTATCGCGGGCGACGCTCGTGATCATGCCATCGGTCGCGCTGATGTCGGCTTTCAGTCATCACCTGATGATCACGGCGATGATGCTGCCGATCATCCTCGGACTCAATCGCTCGAAGAAGATCCCGGTCTCGCGGCTGATGATGCCGATGGCCTTCGCGGCATCGCTCGGAACCACCATTACGGTGATCGCTGCGCCGGCCTTTCTCGTGGCGCGCGATCTCCTCGAGCGCGGCGGGCGGCACGACATCGGGATATTCGATATCGCGCCGATCGGAATCGTACTGACGCTGATCGGGACCACCTACATCCTTCTGTTCGGCCGCTGGCTGCTGCCGACCCGTGAAGGCGCGACCGCCGAAGAGGACCGTTTCAGACTGGAGCACTATTACACCGAAATAGTTGTTCTGGAGGACTCGCCGCATAGTGGCAAGACCATGCGGGCCTTCCGCGATGAGCACGAGGAGCGCTTTCAGGTCGTCGACTGGCTGCGCAACGGGCGATCGCGCAGACGTCCCTGGAGCCGCAAGCAGATTGCCCCAGGCGATCTGTTGCTGGTGCGCGCGAGCCCCGACGAACTTGCGCGGCTCGAGAAGCAGCATGGACTCGCGCTGTATCCCGTCGTGCAGTATGGCGAGGTCATTCCGGACGAGAAGCGCAAGGGTCTGTTCGGCAGCGAACGTCTCGTGCAGGCGGTTGTGGGGCCCGATTCAGAGCTGGTCGGGCGCAGCATCCGCAGCGTCGACTTTCTCTCCTCCTACGGCGTGGTTGTCGTCGGCCTTTGGCGCAAGCGCGGCTTCCTGCGCAAGGAGTTGTCGGAGGTGCAACTGAAGGGTGGGGATCTGCTCGTCCTGTGGGGCGATCAGCGGGCGCTCAGCCGGCTGGCTGCCAGCCCCTCGTTCCTGTTGCTATTGCCGTTCTCCGCGCGCGATCGCGAGCTCCGCAGGGGTTGGCTTGCCGTATCGATTACGGCAGCGAGCGTCATCGCCGCGACAACGGGGCTGCTGCCGGTGACCATCGCCTTTATGGCGGGCGCGGCGGCGATGGTGGCCACGGGATGCCTGACGTTGAAGCAAGCCTACGGCGCGGTGGAGGTCCGTATCTTCGTCTTCATCGCCGGGGCGATCCCGCTCGGCCTCGCCATGGAGCAGACCGGCACCGCGGCACTTTTCGCCGGCGGCCTGTCGGGCCTGGTGAGCAGTTGGCCGACGGTGTGGGTGTTGCTGGCCCTGTTCCTGACGGCATCGGTCTTCACGCAGATACTGTCCGACGCCGCGACGATTATCCTGTTGGGACCGATTGCGCTCGGCATGGCCGCGCTCCTCGACATCTCGGCGCCCGCGATGGTCTTCAGTGTGGCCATGGGCGCGGTGGTCGCGTTTCTCACTCCGATCGGCCATCACGGAAACCTGTTGGTGTACGAACCCGGCGGCTACCGCTTCGCCGACTTCGTGCGCGTGGGTACCCCCCTGACCTTGCTGCTCGGAATCGCGGTGGCGGTGCTCGCGCCGGTGCTCTGGCCCGCTTCGTAG
- the nagZ gene encoding beta-N-acetylhexosaminidase: protein MIGPVMIDIEGQELTAEDRRLLRHPLVGGLIFFARNFRDRVQIEALVADIRSERSELLLAVDQEGGRVQRFKGEFTVLPSMQALAARADAKRLEDVGWLLASELLAVGLDFSFAPVLDADDHHCRIVGDRSFCADPARLAARVRPFMRGMHEAGMATTGKHFPGHGHVLEDSHEELPEDERSLQEVMASDALPFIECIGAGELDAIMPAHIRFVQVDSQPVGFSRYWLQQVLRGQLGFDGVIFSDDLSMEGAGAAGGYGARIRAALDAGCDMGVVCNNRAGALEILEALDGFSPVRESSDRLQRMRGRPAIKSWAELEASERWQKTRSWLASSME from the coding sequence ATGATCGGCCCGGTAATGATCGATATTGAAGGCCAGGAGCTGACTGCGGAGGACCGCAGGCTGCTGCGGCATCCGCTGGTGGGCGGGCTCATCTTTTTTGCGCGCAACTTCCGCGACCGGGTGCAGATCGAGGCGCTGGTGGCCGATATCCGATCGGAGCGTTCGGAGCTGCTGTTGGCGGTGGACCAGGAGGGCGGCCGGGTACAGCGATTCAAGGGGGAGTTTACCGTGCTTCCCTCGATGCAGGCGCTGGCCGCCCGCGCCGACGCGAAACGGCTTGAGGATGTGGGCTGGTTGCTGGCGTCGGAGCTGCTGGCGGTGGGCCTGGACTTCAGCTTCGCCCCGGTGCTGGACGCGGATGACCACCATTGCCGCATCGTTGGCGATCGCAGCTTCTGCGCGGATCCGGCCAGGTTGGCGGCGCGGGTGCGGCCGTTTATGCGCGGCATGCACGAGGCCGGTATGGCCACCACCGGCAAGCACTTCCCCGGCCATGGCCACGTGCTCGAGGACAGCCACGAGGAACTGCCGGAGGACGAGCGCTCACTACAGGAGGTAATGGCCTCGGATGCACTGCCCTTTATCGAGTGCATCGGCGCGGGGGAGCTGGACGCGATCATGCCCGCCCATATCCGCTTCGTGCAGGTGGACAGCCAGCCGGTGGGCTTTTCCCGCTACTGGCTGCAGCAGGTGCTGCGCGGCCAACTGGGCTTCGATGGAGTCATCTTCAGCGACGACCTGTCCATGGAGGGAGCCGGTGCCGCCGGTGGCTACGGGGCCAGGATACGCGCGGCCCTGGACGCCGGCTGCGACATGGGTGTGGTCTGCAACAACCGCGCCGGCGCGCTGGAGATACTCGAAGCCCTGGACGGTTTCTCACCGGTGCGCGAGTCCAGTGACCGACTGCAACGTATGCGCGGCAGACCCGCGATAAAATCCTGGGCGGAGCTGGAGGCCAGCGAGCGCTGGCAGAAAACACGCAGCTGGCTGGCTTCGAGCATGGAATAG
- a CDS encoding TetR/AcrR family transcriptional regulator: MSQTDTVGRILDAAEVLFAERGFTETSLRTITSTAGVNLAAVNYHFGSKKELIQAVFERFLTPFTASLAGELDRREAAGQRLTVEELLESLYRVGLGSLAAEGRDPQRFMRLLGLAYSQSQGHLRRFIVSRYGDSYSRFAGLLERALPHLDPVTFYWRLYFMLGATVFTLSSFDAIEAILREDFGAQSSLPETLDRLVPAAAAILKVNAE; the protein is encoded by the coding sequence ATGAGCCAGACGGATACGGTCGGCCGGATATTGGACGCCGCTGAGGTGCTCTTTGCCGAGCGCGGCTTCACCGAAACCTCCCTGCGTACCATCACCAGCACAGCCGGGGTCAACCTCGCCGCAGTAAATTACCACTTTGGATCAAAAAAAGAACTGATCCAGGCAGTGTTCGAGCGCTTTCTGACGCCTTTTACCGCCAGTCTCGCCGGCGAACTGGATCGCCGTGAGGCGGCGGGCCAGCGGCTGACGGTGGAAGAGCTGCTGGAGAGTCTCTACCGGGTGGGGCTCGGCAGCCTGGCGGCAGAGGGGCGCGATCCCCAGCGCTTTATGCGGCTGCTGGGGCTGGCCTATAGCCAATCCCAAGGGCACCTGCGCCGCTTTATCGTCTCCCGCTACGGCGACAGCTACAGCCGCTTCGCCGGCCTGCTGGAGAGGGCGCTGCCGCACCTGGACCCGGTGACCTTCTACTGGCGCCTCTACTTCATGTTGGGCGCCACTGTATTCACTCTGTCGAGCTTTGACGCCATCGAGGCTATCCTGAGAGAAGATTTCGGCGCCCAGAGCAGCCTTCCGGAAACCCTGGACCGGCTGGTGCCCGCGGCGGCGGCGATACTTAAGGTGAATGCGGAATGA
- a CDS encoding DUF6763 family protein: MTHKRPEIGSWFENIDGGLLFEVVAVDDTIEVQYADGTLDEFDWEQWREMSLVTAAEPEDANAAFGLTVDDQSPNARGFSVPEDTNPLDHVEGEPFEGTDESS, translated from the coding sequence ATGACTCATAAACGACCGGAAATTGGCAGTTGGTTCGAGAATATCGACGGCGGCCTGCTGTTCGAAGTGGTCGCGGTGGACGATACCATCGAAGTCCAATACGCCGACGGCACCCTGGATGAGTTCGACTGGGAACAGTGGCGGGAGATGTCGCTGGTCACGGCGGCAGAGCCGGAGGATGCCAACGCGGCCTTCGGCCTGACTGTGGACGACCAGTCACCGAATGCGCGGGGCTTCAGCGTGCCGGAGGATACCAACCCTCTCGACCACGTTGAGGGAGAACCTTTCGAGGGGACGGACGAGTCGTCCTGA